The genomic segment GAAAAGACGGATCGGTCATCTGGGTCAATCACGCGGTCTCGCTCGATCGTTTGCCCGGCGGGATGGCGCGCCACTTTATCAGCGCGGTCCACGACATCACCGACCGGAAACAGGCCGAGCGGAAGCTCTTTGAGAGCAACAGCCGCCTCGAAGCCCTGATGCGCGCCCTTCCGGTGGGGGTGAGTTTCTCGGAAGACGCCACCTGTGAGCGGATCACGGGGAACCCCGCCGTCCTCGCCCAGTTTGCGGTTCCACCGACCGAAAACTTATCCGCCTCCGCCCCGGACCCCGTTGCCTTCGGCCGGAAGCTCCGGTTCCTACACGCGGGGCAACCCTTGAGCGATACCGAACTGCCGCTCCAGCGGGCCGTCGCCGAGAACCGCATCATCCCGCCCCTGGAACTGGAGGTGGTGATGCCGGACGGGCGGCACTGGTTCGCCGAAGCGTCCGGGGCCCCGATTCACGACGAGCGGGGCGCGGTCGTCGCCGGCGTCGCGGTCACGCTCGACATCACCGACCGCAAACGGGCCGAGCACGAGATCCGGGCGCTGAACGCCGATCTGGAGGCCCGGGTGGCGCGGCGAACGGCCCAACTCGAAGAGGCGAACCGCGAACTCGAGTCGTTCTCGTACTCGGTCTCCCACGACATGCGGGCCCCGCTCCGCTCCATCCAGGGCTTCTCTCAAATACTGCTCGAGGAGTACGCCACGCATCTGCCCCCCGAAGCCAAAGACTGCCTGAACGAGGTGTGCGGCAACACGAAGCAAATGGGCCGGCTCATCGACGACCTGCTCGCCTTCTCGCGCCTGGGCCGGGCGGCCCTAGAGAAGTCCGTTGTGTCGGCCGACCGCCTCGCGCGCCAGTGCATCGCCGACCTGGGCCGGGACCGGTCCGCGGAATTTCGCGTGGCCGACCTGCCGTCGTGTTCCGCCGACCCGGCACTCCTCAAACAGGTCTGGCTGAACCTCCTGAGCAACGCCCTCAAATACTCCCGCGGGCGGAAGCAACCCGTGGTCGAAGTCGGCGCGCGGGCCGGGGAGCGCGAACTGGTATACTTTGTCAAGGACAACGGGGTCGGGTTCGACATGCGGTACGCGCACAACTTGTTCGGGGTGTTCCAGCGCCTGCACCGGCAAGAGGACTACGAGGGCACGGGGGTCGGTCTGGCGATCGTCCAGCGGGTGGTCCACCGCCACGGCGGCCGCGTCTGGGCCGAAGCGCAGCCCGACCAGGGTGCGACGTTCTACTTCTCCCTCCCTCTCGAAGGGGCGACCGCGTGACCGAGGTTATCGAGATCCTGCTGATCGAGGACAACCCGAGCGACGTCAAACTGGCCATGCGGGCGTTTCAAAAGAACAACCTAGCCAACCGGGTCCAGGTCCTCCGGGACGGGGCCGAGGCGCTGGAGTACCTGTTCAGCACCGACCGCTACGCCGACCGCAAGGGGCAATCCCCTCCGAAGGTCGTTCTCCTTGACCTGAAACTGCCACTGGTCGACGGGCACGAGGTGCTCCGGCGGATCAAGGCCGACCCCGTGACGCGGATGATCCCCGTGGTCGTGATGACCTCCTCGGTCGAGGAGCGGGACATGGTCGAGAGCTACCAGCTCGGGGTGAACAGCTACGTCCAGAAGCCGGTCTCGTTCGAGCAGTTCATCGAGGCCGTCCGGCTCATCGGCTTCTACTGGCTCCTCGTCAACAAGGTTCCTCCTTTGCCAGGGTGACGCCCATGCCCGACGCGCCGATCCGCCTGGTGATCGTCGAGGACAACCCGTCCGACGCCAAGCTCCTGGACCACGCGCTGCGGCGCGGCGGGGTCGAGTTCCGGTCCGTGCGGGTCGATTCCGAAGCGGACTACGTCGCCGCGCTGGCGGACGAACCGGACGTCGTGCTGTGCGACTGGCAAATGCCCCATTTCAACAGCCTCCGCGCGCTGGAACTGCTGCGCAACCGGCGGCCCCACACGCCGTTCATTCTCGTGTCGGGGTCGATCGGGGAAGAGGCGGCCGTGCACATCATCAAACTCGGCGCGACCGACTACCTGCTCAAGGACCGCCTGGGGCGCCTGGGGCCGGCGGTGCGGCAGGCGCTCGAGCAGAGCGCGCTGCGCACCGCCGCCCAGCAGTCGGCCGAGGCCCTCCGGCGGAGCGAAGCGGCGCTGGCGGAGGCCCAACGGGTCGCCCATCTCGGGAGCTGGGTGTGGGACCCTCCGACGGGTGCCGTGTTGTGGTCGGACGCGATTTACGAACTGTTCGGCCTCGACCGGGCCACTACCCGACCGAGCCTTGAGACGTTCCTGTCGGTCCTGCATCCCGACGACCGCCCCGCCGCCCTGGCCCGCGTCGAGACCATGCTCGCGGGGGCGGACGAGTTCGCCAACGACTTCCGCATCGTCCGACCCGACGGGGCCGTGCTCTGGATTCACAGCCGCGCGCGCGCGACCCGCGACCCGGCGGGGGCGCTCCTCCGCGTCGACGGGATCGATCAGGACATCACCGACCGGAAACGGACCGAGGCGGCGCTGCGGGCGAGCGAGGAGCGGTACCGCCTCGCGATCCGCGCGACCAACGACGCGGTCTGGGACCTGGACCTCTTATCAGAGTGCGTTCATCAGAGCGATCCGTTCACGGCGCTTTTTAGCTACACGCCCAACACGGCCAGCCGCCTTCAGTCGTGGATCGATCGCGTCCACCCCGAAGACCGGGAGCGGGCGTGGGAGGGGTTACAGGGTGCGATCGGCGGCGCGGAGAGCCACTGGGAGTGCGACTACCGGTTCCTCCGGACCGACGGCGTGTGGGCGGAGGTCCACGACCGCGGCTTCATCTTGCGGGACGAAGATGGCCGGGCGCAGCGCATCGTCGGGGCGATGCAGGACGTAACGGATCGGAAGCGGGCGGAGGCGGAGCTGTGGAAGACGGCCGAACTCCTCCGGGCGGTCGCCAACGGCACGACGGACGCGGTGTATGTGAAGGACCGGAACGGCAAGTACCTCCTGTTAAACGCCGCCGCCGCCGGATTCGTCGGCAAAACGGTCGCCGAGGTCTTGGGCCGTGACGATTCGGGCCTGTTCGATCCCGAGGGGGCGCGGCGGGCCATGGCGTGGGACCGGCGGGTCATGGAATCCGGGTGCGCCGAGACGGACGAAGAAACCTTGACGGCGGCCGGGGTGTCCCGCACGTTCCTGACGACGAAGGCCCCGTACCGGGACGCGAACGGGACCGTCACCGGGGTCATCGGCATCTCCCGTGACGTGACCGAGTGGAAGCGGGCGGCGGACGCGGTGCGGGAGAGCGAGGAGCGGTACCGGCGCCTGGTCGAGGTCCTCCCCGACGCGGTGTTCATCAACGCCGGCGGCCGGATCGTGTTCTGTAACCCCGCCTGCCTCCGTCTCCTCGGGGCCACCGACCCCGCACAGGTGATCGGGAAGGACCCGCTGGAGCTGTTCCACCCCGATTACCATGCCGCCATCCGGGGCCGGATCGGGAGGATGATCGAGACGCGCGAGTCCGCGCCGGCGCTTGAAGAGCGGGTCGTCCGCCTCGACGGGCGCGCCGTCACCGTCTTGGTCATCGCGACGCCGATCCCCGCCCGCGGGGCGGACGCCATCCTCGTCGTCCTCACCGACCTGACCGAGCGCGAGCGCTCCTTGGAGCGGCTCCGCTCGGTCATGGGGAGCGTGAGCGACGCGATCCTCACCACCGACGGTCACGGAACCGTCGGGTCCGTCAACACCGGCACGCAGCGCGTGTTCGGGTACACCGAGGCCGAGCTGGTCGGCGCGAGCGTTTGGCTCCTGGTACCGGGATCCGGCCCGGGCGAACGCGACGGCCCGCTCGCGAACGGTCCGCGCCCGGGGGTCCCGCGGCTGGTCGGCGGGGGCCGGGAGGTCGTCGGGCGGCGGAAGGACGGGAGCACCTTTCCCCTCGAACTGACCGTGACCGAGTTCCACCTCGACGGCGACCG from the Frigoriglobus tundricola genome contains:
- a CDS encoding hybrid sensor histidine kinase/response regulator, whose translation is MPAQESVLRQSLRLLIVDDSPDDRAEIRRLVLRGADRPVAFTEVECGSAAVSAIRSADTGPPDCVLLDYTLPDMNAVEVLTAVIAADGLPPCPVVVVTGIAGSDMGRAVIRAGAQDYIGKEWLTPHGLIRAVENAAERWAMAHELHKKEAALCESEAHFRLIFASAAVGIARLGLDGRFVEVNDAFARIHGFDRDEVPGMTVQQLTHPDDRPADLALMRRLLDGELPTYTLEKRKFRKDGSVIWVNHAVSLDRLPGGMARHFISAVHDITDRKQAERKLFESNSRLEALMRALPVGVSFSEDATCERITGNPAVLAQFAVPPTENLSASAPDPVAFGRKLRFLHAGQPLSDTELPLQRAVAENRIIPPLELEVVMPDGRHWFAEASGAPIHDERGAVVAGVAVTLDITDRKRAEHEIRALNADLEARVARRTAQLEEANRELESFSYSVSHDMRAPLRSIQGFSQILLEEYATHLPPEAKDCLNEVCGNTKQMGRLIDDLLAFSRLGRAALEKSVVSADRLARQCIADLGRDRSAEFRVADLPSCSADPALLKQVWLNLLSNALKYSRGRKQPVVEVGARAGERELVYFVKDNGVGFDMRYAHNLFGVFQRLHRQEDYEGTGVGLAIVQRVVHRHGGRVWAEAQPDQGATFYFSLPLEGATA
- a CDS encoding response regulator; its protein translation is MTEVIEILLIEDNPSDVKLAMRAFQKNNLANRVQVLRDGAEALEYLFSTDRYADRKGQSPPKVVLLDLKLPLVDGHEVLRRIKADPVTRMIPVVVMTSSVEERDMVESYQLGVNSYVQKPVSFEQFIEAVRLIGFYWLLVNKVPPLPG
- a CDS encoding PAS domain S-box protein, producing MPDAPIRLVIVEDNPSDAKLLDHALRRGGVEFRSVRVDSEADYVAALADEPDVVLCDWQMPHFNSLRALELLRNRRPHTPFILVSGSIGEEAAVHIIKLGATDYLLKDRLGRLGPAVRQALEQSALRTAAQQSAEALRRSEAALAEAQRVAHLGSWVWDPPTGAVLWSDAIYELFGLDRATTRPSLETFLSVLHPDDRPAALARVETMLAGADEFANDFRIVRPDGAVLWIHSRARATRDPAGALLRVDGIDQDITDRKRTEAALRASEERYRLAIRATNDAVWDLDLLSECVHQSDPFTALFSYTPNTASRLQSWIDRVHPEDRERAWEGLQGAIGGAESHWECDYRFLRTDGVWAEVHDRGFILRDEDGRAQRIVGAMQDVTDRKRAEAELWKTAELLRAVANGTTDAVYVKDRNGKYLLLNAAAAGFVGKTVAEVLGRDDSGLFDPEGARRAMAWDRRVMESGCAETDEETLTAAGVSRTFLTTKAPYRDANGTVTGVIGISRDVTEWKRAADAVRESEERYRRLVEVLPDAVFINAGGRIVFCNPACLRLLGATDPAQVIGKDPLELFHPDYHAAIRGRIGRMIETRESAPALEERVVRLDGRAVTVLVIATPIPARGADAILVVLTDLTERERSLERLRSVMGSVSDAILTTDGHGTVGSVNTGTQRVFGYTEAELVGASVWLLVPGSGPGERDGPLANGPRPGVPRLVGGGREVVGRRKDGSTFPLELTVTEFHLDGDRHFTWVLHDITARKQLEEQYRHAQKMEAVGQLAGGVAHDFNNLLTVINGCSEMLLEDAGDGPSVRTRAGAIREAGERAAGLTSQLLAFSRRTVLEPRIVCPNVVVAETGNLLARLIGEDVRLVTALDPRIGRVRVDPGQFGQVLMNLAVNARDAMPTGGRLTIETRDVVLDEAHTRVRSEVRPGRYAVITVADTGTGMTAEVKARVFEPFFTTKGPGKGTGLGLATVFGIVKQSSGHIEVDSAVGAGTTFRIFLPVIDEGTVPVPTAKPVRVCGGTETVLLVEDQAEVRRVALIALQARGYHVTEAVDAQDALRLVERDRPRLDILVTDVVMPGMSGRELAEAIRGRYPLIKVLYMSGFTEDTVVRHGVLQADTAFLHKPFTPYSLTKKVREVLDHA